One Corynebacterium tuberculostearicum DNA window includes the following coding sequences:
- the cmrA gene encoding mycolate reductase (Catalyzes the final step in mycolic acid biosynthesis.), translating to MSLPTPSRTSYALVTGASQGIGKAMAQDFAALGYNVILVARRREVLESIAAELEQRHNIEAIALPADLAVADDVARVAETIATREVSILVNSAGIASFGPFMDQDWSYETTQFELNGTAVHHLTRAALEQMLPRRSGAICNVGSAAGNIPIPNNATYVFTKAGVNAFTEALHYELKGSGVSCTLLAPGPVREATIAEEDQSIVDKVVPDFLWTTYESCSQETIEAMRRNQRRVVPGPLSKAMNTLSQVLPTPVIAPLVGSFYAKMG from the coding sequence ATGTCACTTCCCACCCCTTCCCGCACGTCTTATGCCCTCGTTACGGGCGCCAGCCAAGGCATTGGCAAGGCCATGGCACAGGATTTCGCCGCATTGGGCTATAACGTCATCCTTGTGGCCCGCCGCCGCGAGGTCCTGGAGTCCATCGCCGCCGAGCTCGAGCAGCGCCATAATATCGAGGCCATTGCCCTGCCGGCGGACCTAGCAGTAGCTGACGACGTCGCCCGCGTGGCCGAGACCATCGCCACCCGCGAGGTATCGATTTTGGTCAACTCCGCCGGCATCGCCAGCTTCGGCCCCTTCATGGACCAGGACTGGTCATACGAGACGACTCAGTTCGAGCTCAACGGAACTGCCGTCCACCACCTCACGCGAGCCGCCTTGGAACAGATGCTGCCTCGCCGCAGCGGCGCCATTTGCAATGTCGGCTCTGCCGCGGGCAATATCCCCATCCCCAATAACGCCACCTACGTTTTCACCAAGGCGGGCGTTAATGCGTTTACGGAGGCCCTGCACTATGAGCTGAAGGGCTCTGGCGTCTCGTGCACCCTGCTCGCCCCCGGCCCCGTGCGCGAGGCCACCATCGCAGAGGAAGACCAGTCGATCGTGGATAAGGTGGTACCTGACTTCTTGTGGACCACCTACGAGTCGTGCTCCCAAGAAACCATCGAGGCCATGCGCCGCAATCAGCGCCGCGTGGTGCCCGGCCCGCTGTCTAAGGCGATGAATACCCTCAGCCAGGTGCTGCCCACCCCGGTGATTGCACCGCTGGTAGGCAGCTTCTACGCCAAGATGGGCTAG
- a CDS encoding FecCD family ABC transporter permease, protein MEGAEVAALARQHKKLTWQRIGIVAGLTLIAAVAFIISNFVGAIDISPGEVMKGIVNPAGLEDQTRTVLWQLRLPMAVMAVLIGMALSLAGAEMQTILNNPLAEPFTLGISAAAAFGGASSIVLKWQLIAQPQFNLALVAWLAAAVATAIIVIAAVIRGAKAETMVLLGIGLVFFFQAMLALIQYQSSAEALQQIVFWSMGSLTRANWAANGVLAAVLIIALPILWALGWRLTALRLGDARATAMGINTSRLRVVVLIVVSLVAATTVAFAGIIGFIGLVGPHIARMLVGEDQRYFLPASMAAGAAVMCAAHAVSLMIKPGLAIPIGIVTSLLGVPFFIAIVMTRRRALWT, encoded by the coding sequence ATGGAGGGCGCAGAGGTAGCCGCGCTAGCGCGGCAGCATAAGAAGTTAACGTGGCAACGCATCGGTATTGTGGCGGGCCTGACGCTGATTGCGGCCGTGGCTTTTATCATCAGCAACTTTGTGGGCGCGATTGATATCAGCCCGGGCGAGGTCATGAAGGGCATCGTGAATCCCGCGGGTCTGGAGGACCAGACGCGCACGGTGCTGTGGCAGCTGCGCCTGCCTATGGCCGTGATGGCCGTGCTTATCGGTATGGCCTTGTCCTTGGCCGGCGCGGAGATGCAGACCATCCTCAATAACCCGCTAGCCGAGCCGTTTACCCTCGGCATTTCTGCGGCCGCCGCGTTTGGCGGCGCCAGCTCCATCGTGCTCAAGTGGCAGCTGATTGCGCAGCCGCAGTTTAACTTGGCGCTGGTGGCGTGGCTTGCGGCCGCGGTGGCTACGGCCATTATTGTTATCGCGGCCGTTATCCGCGGCGCGAAGGCGGAGACCATGGTGCTGCTGGGCATTGGCTTGGTGTTCTTCTTCCAAGCCATGCTGGCGCTTATCCAATACCAGTCCTCGGCCGAGGCGCTGCAGCAGATCGTCTTTTGGTCCATGGGTTCTCTTACCCGCGCCAATTGGGCGGCCAACGGCGTGCTGGCGGCCGTGCTGATTATCGCCCTGCCCATTTTGTGGGCGCTGGGCTGGCGCCTTACTGCCTTGCGGCTTGGTGACGCCCGCGCTACCGCCATGGGCATCAATACCTCCCGCCTGCGCGTTGTGGTGCTCATCGTGGTCTCGCTCGTTGCGGCGACTACCGTGGCCTTCGCGGGCATCATCGGCTTCATTGGCTTGGTGGGCCCGCACATCGCCCGCATGTTGGTGGGTGAGGATCAGCGTTACTTCCTGCCGGCCTCCATGGCGGCGGGCGCGGCCGTGATGTGTGCCGCGCATGCGGTGAGCCTGATGATTAAGCCGGGCCTGGCTATTCCCATTGGCATTGTTACCTCGCTTCTGGGCGTGCCATTCTTCATTGCCATCGTTATGACCCGAAGGAGGGCATTGTGGACGTAG
- a CDS encoding alanine/glycine:cation symporter family protein: MANFLDALNTVIWSPVLVFLCLGAGIYFTVVTRGLQVRCIPDMLKQIVNGERSADGVSSFQSLMVSLSGRVGVGNIAGVATAIAFGGPGAVFWMWAVALLGSSTSFIESTLAQIYKEKDQDTGEYRGGPAYYIEKAYKHTKAAPFMVVYGIVFAVAMILATSYFLPAIQANAVAAAADTAWGINSTWAAVVLAGILAIIIIGGVKRIATFATIVVPFMAVIYIVISVVVMCMNFSQIPEVFGLIFRSAFNMEAGFSGMLGAAIMWGVKRGIYSNEAGQGTGPQSAAAAEVSHPAKQGFVQSFAVYVDTLFVCSATAFMIISTDMYTVFRGSSEDGEVVYNGSLPDGVEVGPGYVQSGLDSVFAGWGPTFIAVSIAFFAFTTVLAYYYMSEVNLTYFNRWVRSRTARRGLIWVLRALIIVSVVVGATTTPGAAWALGDIGVGTTAWLNIIAILFLQVPALKALKDYEKQKKAGKDPQFDPEALGIKNADFWVERKRARGEGSVLKDKDKDLEGAGA, translated from the coding sequence ATGGCAAACTTCCTCGATGCCCTCAATACCGTAATTTGGTCCCCCGTCTTGGTGTTTTTATGCCTCGGCGCGGGTATTTATTTCACCGTGGTGACACGCGGCCTGCAGGTGCGCTGCATACCGGACATGCTCAAGCAGATCGTTAACGGAGAAAGGTCCGCCGATGGCGTGTCTTCCTTCCAATCCTTGATGGTTTCGCTCTCCGGCCGCGTGGGCGTGGGCAATATCGCCGGCGTGGCCACAGCCATCGCCTTCGGTGGGCCTGGCGCCGTGTTCTGGATGTGGGCAGTGGCGCTGTTGGGCTCGTCCACCTCGTTCATCGAAAGTACGTTGGCGCAGATTTACAAGGAGAAGGACCAGGACACCGGTGAGTACCGCGGCGGGCCCGCCTATTACATCGAAAAGGCCTACAAGCACACTAAGGCGGCGCCTTTCATGGTGGTCTATGGCATCGTGTTTGCCGTCGCTATGATCTTGGCTACCAGCTACTTCTTGCCTGCCATCCAGGCCAATGCGGTGGCCGCCGCGGCCGATACCGCGTGGGGGATTAACTCCACTTGGGCAGCCGTCGTCTTGGCGGGCATTCTGGCCATCATCATTATTGGCGGCGTGAAGCGCATTGCGACCTTCGCCACCATTGTCGTGCCATTCATGGCGGTCATTTATATCGTGATTTCCGTGGTGGTCATGTGTATGAACTTCTCGCAGATTCCGGAGGTCTTCGGGCTCATCTTCAGGTCCGCATTCAATATGGAAGCCGGATTCTCCGGCATGCTGGGCGCGGCCATCATGTGGGGTGTTAAGCGCGGCATCTACTCCAATGAGGCCGGCCAGGGTACCGGCCCGCAGTCCGCTGCAGCCGCCGAGGTCTCCCACCCCGCTAAGCAGGGCTTTGTGCAGTCCTTCGCGGTGTACGTCGATACGCTCTTTGTCTGCTCGGCCACCGCGTTCATGATTATTTCTACGGACATGTACACCGTTTTCCGCGGCAGCTCCGAGGACGGTGAGGTGGTCTACAACGGCTCGCTTCCTGATGGCGTCGAGGTTGGCCCTGGCTACGTGCAGTCCGGCCTCGATAGCGTCTTTGCCGGTTGGGGCCCAACCTTCATCGCCGTCTCCATTGCCTTCTTCGCCTTTACCACGGTCCTGGCGTACTACTACATGTCCGAAGTCAACCTGACCTACTTCAACCGTTGGGTCCGCTCCCGCACGGCCCGCCGTGGCCTGATTTGGGTGCTGCGCGCGCTGATTATTGTTTCCGTCGTGGTTGGCGCCACCACCACTCCGGGTGCGGCGTGGGCGCTGGGCGATATCGGTGTCGGCACGACGGCATGGCTCAATATCATCGCCATCCTCTTCCTGCAGGTCCCTGCGCTTAAGGCACTCAAGGACTACGAAAAGCAGAAGAAGGCCGGCAAGGATCCGCAGTTCGACCCAGAAGCTTTGGGCATTAAGAATGCGGATTTCTGGGTAGAGCGCAAACGAGCACGCGGCGAGGGCAGCGTGCTCAAAGACAAAGACAAGGACTTAGAAGGCGCCGGGGCCTAG
- a CDS encoding ABC transporter substrate-binding protein produces the protein MAHTPFKVMAVVAASATALVGCGAAEEVAGGSSGDAEFSFTDITGRDVELDKAPDRVILGEGRSIFATGVLNTDNPLDKVVGIGTDLKQNVPDYYNALEKELPSVNEVPEIGGFTKGDVTVEKLVSLDPDLIVLSLDQYDASREAGLTDKMEQAGLKYAVTDFRRDPLENTPKTMDIFGEIFGQEDRAEEFNADWQKTVDLVEERAEKVKDKPRTFVWRAAGVSDCCGSWNDSNISQLVNAAGGENIADEIIPGESGTITPEKVLEADPDMIIATGGDWSDMKDDEGHPVGYAAVGYGIDEKEAKGSVAKLPGKQAGFDKLRAVKEHHFHSMWHQFYDSPFNYLALLQVAEWIDPEAYADMDVAKQWMDAQEKYSPVSGEGTFFSTN, from the coding sequence ATGGCTCATACCCCCTTCAAGGTGATGGCGGTTGTGGCGGCGTCGGCAACCGCGCTCGTCGGCTGCGGCGCGGCTGAGGAAGTAGCTGGCGGCTCCAGCGGCGATGCTGAGTTCTCCTTCACCGATATCACCGGCCGTGATGTGGAACTGGATAAGGCTCCCGATCGCGTGATTTTGGGGGAGGGTCGATCGATTTTTGCCACCGGCGTGCTCAATACCGATAATCCGCTGGATAAGGTCGTCGGCATTGGCACGGACTTGAAGCAAAACGTGCCGGATTACTACAACGCGCTGGAAAAGGAGCTGCCCTCCGTTAACGAGGTTCCGGAGATTGGCGGCTTCACCAAAGGCGATGTCACCGTGGAGAAGCTTGTGAGCTTGGATCCGGATCTCATCGTGCTGTCGCTGGATCAATACGATGCCTCCCGCGAAGCGGGCCTGACCGACAAGATGGAGCAGGCCGGCCTGAAGTACGCGGTGACCGACTTCCGCCGCGACCCGCTGGAGAATACGCCTAAGACCATGGACATCTTCGGCGAAATCTTCGGCCAAGAGGACCGCGCGGAGGAATTCAACGCGGATTGGCAAAAGACCGTGGACTTGGTGGAGGAACGCGCGGAGAAGGTTAAGGATAAGCCGCGGACCTTCGTCTGGCGTGCGGCCGGCGTTTCCGATTGCTGCGGTTCGTGGAACGATTCCAATATCTCCCAGCTGGTCAACGCGGCCGGCGGCGAGAATATTGCCGATGAAATCATCCCGGGCGAGTCCGGCACAATCACCCCGGAAAAGGTCCTAGAAGCCGACCCGGACATGATCATTGCTACCGGTGGCGATTGGTCCGATATGAAGGACGATGAGGGTCACCCAGTCGGCTATGCGGCCGTCGGTTATGGCATCGATGAAAAGGAAGCCAAGGGCAGTGTGGCTAAGCTGCCGGGCAAGCAGGCCGGCTTCGATAAGCTGCGTGCGGTCAAGGAGCACCACTTCCACAGCATGTGGCACCAGTTCTATGATTCGCCGTTTAATTACCTGGCGCTGCTGCAGGTCGCCGAGTGGATTGATCCGGAGGCGTATGCCGATATGGACGTCGCCAAGCAGTGGATGGACGCGCAAGAAAAGTACTCGCCGGTCTCTGGCGAGGGAACCTTCTTTAGCACCAACTAA
- a CDS encoding L,D-transpeptidase codes for MKHSLPIARRLIAAAGVACISLAAASCSSDSSAENQAADQESTAASADGEKGSGKEGKESEKKKDGLKVSVKDGAKNVDPSQPVTVKTTGKLKSVTMTNEMGVEVKEKLSKDAKTWSTAEDLGYNHTYSIVASDVDGNKKKLSFSTPQAAGVAEVSLTPIPDSEVGVGQVIGVNFGVPITDRKAAEKTITVTTNPEVKGAFYWVNNQEVRWRPKEYWEPGTKVEVKVDQYGKDLGGGIYGGENAKTNFTIGDRTVAIIDNATKTMKVFKNKKFLRAIPVSLGRDYQYDTPNGRYIIGDEHPQLLMDSETFGLSHSAGGYRTMVDWATQMSYSGIYVHSAPWSVWAQGNTNTSHGCINVTPEAAQWFQETMKRGDVVRVFNTYGETLNAMDGLGDWNMSWDEWSKGNADANQ; via the coding sequence GTGAAACATTCCCTCCCTATTGCGCGCCGCCTCATCGCGGCCGCGGGCGTTGCGTGCATTTCCCTAGCCGCCGCCTCCTGCTCCTCCGATTCCTCTGCCGAGAATCAGGCCGCTGACCAAGAATCCACCGCCGCAAGCGCGGACGGGGAGAAGGGCAGCGGCAAAGAGGGCAAAGAGTCCGAAAAGAAAAAGGATGGCCTGAAGGTTTCCGTGAAAGACGGGGCGAAGAACGTGGATCCGTCCCAGCCCGTCACCGTGAAGACCACCGGCAAGCTCAAGAGCGTCACCATGACCAATGAAATGGGCGTGGAAGTCAAAGAAAAGCTCTCCAAGGACGCCAAGACGTGGTCTACTGCGGAGGACTTGGGCTATAACCACACCTATTCCATCGTGGCCTCCGATGTGGATGGCAACAAGAAGAAACTCAGTTTTTCCACTCCGCAAGCAGCGGGCGTTGCCGAGGTCTCGCTTACCCCGATCCCGGACTCTGAGGTCGGCGTAGGCCAGGTCATTGGCGTGAACTTCGGCGTGCCGATTACGGACCGCAAGGCGGCCGAGAAGACCATTACTGTGACCACCAACCCTGAGGTTAAGGGCGCTTTCTACTGGGTCAACAACCAAGAGGTGCGCTGGCGTCCAAAGGAATACTGGGAGCCGGGCACCAAGGTTGAGGTGAAGGTGGACCAGTATGGCAAGGACCTAGGCGGCGGAATTTACGGCGGCGAGAACGCCAAGACCAATTTCACCATCGGTGACCGCACCGTGGCGATTATCGATAACGCCACCAAGACCATGAAGGTCTTTAAGAATAAGAAGTTCTTGCGCGCCATCCCGGTCTCGCTCGGCCGCGATTATCAGTACGATACGCCAAACGGGCGCTACATCATTGGCGATGAGCATCCGCAGCTGCTGATGGACTCCGAGACCTTCGGCCTTTCCCACTCCGCGGGCGGCTACCGCACGATGGTGGACTGGGCTACCCAGATGTCCTATTCCGGCATCTATGTCCACTCCGCTCCGTGGTCCGTGTGGGCGCAGGGCAATACCAATACCTCGCACGGCTGCATCAACGTGACGCCGGAGGCCGCCCAGTGGTTCCAGGAGACGATGAAGCGCGGCGACGTGGTGCGCGTGTTCAATACCTACGGTGAAACGCTTAATGCGATGGACGGCCTGGGTGACTGGAATATGTCCTGGGACGAGTGGTCCAAGGGCAACGCGGATGCCAATCAGTAG
- a CDS encoding MsnO8 family LLM class oxidoreductase, giving the protein MATVVAMRFSVLDRGAAGPLDQVAEHARHVERLGFQRFLVAEHHGVPGIPAGQPGMLAAHVAARTQRIRVGTAGIMLLNHPPFLVAEQINLLETLYPGRIDIGIGSSVGFTGPVRRALRQGDPAEVKQRFETELATLLRYLRGEEAVTVRPEYAGTPIYVLAGFRSAMVAAKMGLGVILGGPVATQEAAARVYREHALADAPPIISSLNIAVADTSAAARDLLLPEAYAKVLAQSNGEFAALRPAGELDMDALTGQQRRRIEEALAHDVWGTVEEVGEELRGVGKRLGVSEFVVTGDMPDVAGRARSEELLASLQAEN; this is encoded by the coding sequence ATGGCTACAGTGGTGGCCATGCGCTTTTCTGTTTTAGACCGCGGGGCGGCAGGGCCGTTGGACCAGGTGGCTGAGCACGCCCGGCATGTGGAGCGGCTTGGTTTCCAGCGATTTCTGGTGGCCGAGCATCATGGCGTGCCGGGCATTCCGGCGGGGCAGCCGGGGATGTTGGCAGCCCACGTGGCGGCGCGCACGCAGCGCATTCGGGTGGGCACGGCCGGCATCATGCTGTTAAATCACCCGCCGTTTCTGGTGGCCGAGCAGATAAACCTCCTTGAGACGTTGTATCCCGGGCGCATCGATATTGGGATTGGTTCCTCTGTCGGCTTTACCGGCCCGGTGCGGCGCGCACTGCGCCAGGGCGACCCGGCCGAGGTGAAGCAGCGCTTTGAAACGGAGCTGGCGACGCTGCTGCGCTACCTGCGCGGCGAGGAAGCGGTGACGGTGCGGCCGGAGTATGCGGGCACGCCTATTTACGTGTTGGCGGGCTTTCGATCGGCCATGGTTGCGGCCAAGATGGGGCTCGGCGTCATCTTGGGTGGTCCGGTGGCCACGCAGGAGGCGGCCGCGCGGGTGTATCGGGAGCATGCGCTTGCCGACGCCCCACCTATCATCTCCTCGCTCAATATCGCCGTTGCCGATACGTCCGCGGCCGCCCGTGATCTGTTGTTACCGGAGGCCTATGCCAAGGTACTCGCGCAATCCAACGGCGAGTTCGCGGCCCTGCGGCCTGCAGGAGAGCTGGATATGGATGCGCTGACGGGGCAGCAGCGCCGGCGCATTGAGGAGGCCCTGGCCCATGACGTGTGGGGAACGGTAGAGGAGGTGGGGGAGGAACTAAGGGGCGTCGGCAAGCGGCTGGGCGTGAGTGAGTTTGTGGTGACCGGAGATATGCCAGATGTGGCCGGTCGGGCGCGCTCGGAGGAGCTGCTGGCGAGCCTGCAGGCGGAAAACTGA
- a CDS encoding ABC transporter ATP-binding protein: protein MDVELTISGLSAAYGKHRVLESVDVEKLHGGQLVGLLGPNASGKTTLIKSLAGVHRGCDGEVDFRVDGTAPRGKRRRQLIGYVPQDLTSTAALRAFEAVLISARREACEDPITRTGEVLHSLGLDAIASRYLNELSGGQRQLVAVAQMLVGNPGLMLLDEPTSALDLHHQIFVLDEVRAKAKRDGSLGLVAIHDINLAARMCDQLVVLKKGHIRAQGAPSDVLTGELVEGVYGVEADVVQHGGAPLIAPLRVR from the coding sequence GTGGACGTAGAACTGACTATTTCCGGGCTGAGTGCGGCCTATGGCAAGCACCGCGTGCTGGAGTCCGTGGATGTGGAAAAACTCCACGGCGGGCAGTTGGTGGGCCTGTTGGGTCCGAATGCCTCCGGCAAGACCACGCTTATCAAGTCCCTGGCCGGCGTGCACCGCGGCTGCGATGGCGAGGTGGATTTCCGCGTCGATGGCACGGCCCCGCGCGGCAAGCGTCGCCGGCAGCTCATCGGCTACGTGCCGCAGGATCTCACGAGCACGGCCGCGCTGCGGGCGTTTGAGGCCGTGCTGATTTCTGCGCGCCGTGAGGCCTGCGAGGACCCGATTACGCGCACCGGTGAGGTGCTGCACTCGCTGGGCCTAGACGCGATTGCCTCGCGCTACCTCAATGAGCTTTCCGGCGGCCAGCGCCAGCTGGTGGCGGTGGCGCAGATGTTGGTGGGCAACCCGGGCCTGATGCTTCTCGACGAACCTACGTCCGCCCTCGACCTGCACCACCAGATCTTTGTATTGGATGAGGTGCGTGCGAAGGCGAAGCGCGACGGCAGCCTAGGCCTAGTGGCCATCCACGACATCAACCTGGCTGCGCGCATGTGCGACCAGCTGGTGGTGCTTAAGAAGGGCCATATTCGCGCTCAGGGCGCGCCGTCGGACGTTCTCACGGGGGAGCTCGTGGAAGGCGTGTATGGGGTAGAGGCGGACGTCGTCCAGCATGGCGGCGCTCCGCTCATTGCCCCGCTGCGGGTAAGATAA
- the orn gene encoding oligoribonuclease: MGRMPHSEIAAKHDRLVWIDLEMTGLDPERHVIVEVAAVITDGNLNILGEGIDLVVHATEDELAQMDSFVTQMHAKSGLDKEIRESTTSIGEAEDAVLALINEHCDPEHPAPLAGNSIATDRTFIRTYMPRLDSALHYRMIDVSTIKELARRWHPRAYFNQPDKGMAHRALQDIIESIRELDFYRRSVFRTDEGPTSPEAEEIKAETTADYQAFL, translated from the coding sequence ATGGGCCGCATGCCACATTCCGAGATAGCCGCAAAACACGACCGCCTCGTCTGGATCGATTTGGAGATGACGGGCCTCGACCCCGAGCGCCACGTCATTGTTGAGGTCGCCGCCGTCATCACCGATGGCAACCTCAACATCCTGGGCGAAGGCATCGACCTCGTCGTCCACGCCACCGAGGATGAGCTGGCACAGATGGATTCCTTTGTTACACAGATGCACGCTAAGTCCGGGCTGGATAAGGAAATCCGCGAGTCCACCACCTCCATCGGAGAAGCCGAGGATGCCGTACTCGCGCTCATCAATGAGCATTGCGATCCCGAGCACCCCGCTCCCCTGGCCGGCAATTCCATCGCCACGGATCGCACCTTCATCCGCACTTATATGCCGCGGCTCGATAGCGCCCTGCACTACCGCATGATCGACGTCTCCACCATCAAGGAGCTTGCCCGCCGGTGGCACCCGCGTGCTTACTTCAACCAGCCCGATAAGGGCATGGCCCACCGCGCACTGCAGGACATCATCGAATCCATCCGCGAGTTGGACTTCTACCGCCGCAGCGTCTTCCGCACCGACGAGGGCCCCACCTCCCCCGAGGCGGAGGAGATCAAGGCCGAAACCACCGCAGATTACCAGGCGTTTTTGTAA